In Arachis stenosperma cultivar V10309 chromosome 1, arast.V10309.gnm1.PFL2, whole genome shotgun sequence, one DNA window encodes the following:
- the LOC130945305 gene encoding ethylene-responsive transcription factor 3-like has product MENLGTPSHQPHHNNNRVSNSKKSEKKFLGVRQRPSGRWIAEIKDSSQKLRLWLGTYDRAEDAALAYDHAASLLRGRNAKTNFPITHGACSTIILGKNPRAYQLLKQHAVMKSHMALSSHMVRDPFVSSSSQSSILQDHNNTLVFPIPEEQASADGSGGFSFGCCKVYSSVIVAPSFSSS; this is encoded by the coding sequence ATGGAAAACCTAGGCACCCCATCGCACCAACCTCATCATAACAATAATAGGGTTTCTAATTCAAAAAAGAGTGAGAAGAAGTTTCTTGGGGTTAGACAAAGGCCTTCAGGAAGATGGATTGCAGAGATCAAAGACTCTTCACAGAAACTAAGGCTATGGTTGGGAACTTATGATAGAGCTGAAGATGCTGCACTTGCTTATGACCATGCTGCAAGCCTTCTTAGAGGAAGAAATGCTAAGACTAATTTTCCAATCACCCATGGTGCTTGTAGCACCATTATTCTTGGCAAGAATCCAAGGGCTTACCAGCTCCTTAAGCAACATGCAGTTATGAAGAGCCACATGGCGCTTTCTTCGCACATGGTCAGGGATCCATTTGTCTCTTCTTCTTCGCAATCATCCATTCTTCAGGATCATAATAATACTCTTGTTTTCCCCATCCCTGAAGAACAAGCTTCAGCTGATGGTAGTGGAGGATTTTCATTTGGATGTTGTAAGGTTTATTCTTCTGTTATTGTAGCTCCTTCTTTCAGTTCTTCATGA